A single region of the Kryptolebias marmoratus isolate JLee-2015 linkage group LG10, ASM164957v2, whole genome shotgun sequence genome encodes:
- the rps6kl1 gene encoding ribosomal protein S6 kinase-like 1: MAKRDYLVEAAKQIRMALDSEVNEDYEAAFSYYKNGVDLLLNGVQLDPNKERREAVKRKTTQYLKRAEEIFITHLQDNLGKGGSHLGGYSSLRFRPIRHLSSPVEDLEMCKVVGVSDKVLIVQSMINKETFVVKSLVKSSWESRDQPTIIPQGVPYMVKLLRYYVSEDAVYLHLEHVKGGRLFSKLHKLKNEKAKEHPECFTSSQHMKTKMKTSHTSPTISTDYQHSSRSTAVIPDKLTDESPDTDFPTSWDKTQQRLESCGTHTYIEETGCLQNTRSAASFYTKLDQLTLLSGLTRTQVTTHIHPPAPSLCLHSSETQERPALPLLCTRVSQALDVMSELHKRNAGMGLIECSLDFEAAWKAADPSPTCERTNPYAVTDNNLPRTTAEKTPQTNQTSFRKTGSPKSQSKVLSSSPAILHLPLHCQTQIHGRASWGTNGSQQGSFVNGNSAEVNADSKQGSSSPSVEERNGMIVIRSTDRAVFSDHMDTRIISERSQSSVASIYPNSADKQGTFSGLTGFSGGKEGVEIACEVMSSGEKKPTSKARSFVGWFSSGPPEASTQTSNKDADGFLKPQRPEKQEEDQIIEVDGWCHLPRFPAQTSKPADKAVQTCWGLPEAEVRVWGAQILLALESLHQQGILCRDLNPRNILLTGNGKVCLTFFSQWSEVQSEISSKGMEQMYCAPEIGGVSRITEACDWWSLGALLFELLTGMPLWQLHPAGIHSHTQLVIPDHLSAAAASLLTELLQYDAGYRLGSGGGGVSDIKCHPFFSSVSWKALSC, translated from the exons ATGGCAAAGAGAGATTACCTGGTGGAGGCAGCCAAGCAGATCCGCATGGCACTAGACAGTGAGGTCAATGAAGACTACGAGgcagctttcagctactatAAGAACGGTGTGGACCTTCTGCTAAATGGAGTCCAGC TGGATCCAAACAAAGAAAGACGAGAGGCTGTGAAGAGGAAGACAACCCAGTATCTGAAAAGAGCGGAGGAAATCTTCATCACACATTTACAGGATAACCTCGGAAAGGGAGGCTCTCATTTAGGG GGCTACAGCAGTCTAAGATTTCGTCCAATCAGGCACCTGAGTTCACCTGTAGAGGATCTGGAGATGTGTAAAGTGGTGGGAGTCAGCGATAAG GTCCTGATTGTCCAAAGTATGATCAACAAAGAGACGTTTGTTGTAAAG agcCTGGTCAAATCAAGCTGGGAGAGCAGGGACCAGCCGACCATTATTCCTCAAGGGGTGCCGTATATGGTTAAGTTGCTAAGATACTACGTCAGCGAGGATGCTGTGTACCTGCATCTAGAACACGTGAAAG GTGGGAGGCTCTTCTCCAAGTTGcataaactgaaaaatgagAAGGCCAAAGAACACCCAGAATGCTTCACTTCTAGCCAACATATGAAGACCAAGATGAAGACCAGCCACACCTCACCCACGATCAGCACAGACTACCAGCACAGCAGCAGGAGCACAGCAGTGATTCCAGACAAACTAACCGATGAGAGCCCAGATACAGACTTTCCAACCTCATGGGATAAGACTCAGCAGCGCCTGGAAAGCTGTGGGACGCACACCTACATCGAGGAGACGGGTTGTTTGCAGAATACGCGCTCCGCAGCATCATTTTATACCAAGCTCGATCAGTTAACTTTGCTCTCTGGTCTTACTAGGACACAGGTCACCACCCACATCCATCCACCAGCTCCCAGTTTGTGTTTACACTCCAGTGAAACTCAGGAAAGACctgctcttcctctcctttGCACTCGTGTCAGTCAAGCTCTTGATGTCATGTCGGAACTCCATAAAAGAAACGCAGGAATGGGGCTGATAGAGTGCAGTTTAGACTTTGAAGCAGCTTGGAAAGCTGCAGATCCATCACCCACTTGTGAGAGAACGAACCCCTATGCAGTGACTGACAATAATTTACCAAGAACAACTGCAGAAAAGACACCTCAGACAAATCAGACCTCATTTAGAAAAACAGGCTCACCTAAAAGTCAAAGTAAGGTTTTAAGTTCATCTCCTGCTATTTTGCATCTTCCCCTCCATTGCCAAACTCAAATCCATGGCAGGGCGTCATGGGGTACTAATGGTTCTCAGCAGGGATCTTTTGTAAATGGTAACTCTGCAGAAGTAAATGCAGACTCAAAgcaaggcagcagcagtccaaGTGTTGAAGAAAGAAATGGAATGATAGTCATCAGGAGCACAGATAGAGCAGTGTTTTCTGACCACATGGATACAAGGATCATCTCAGAAAGATCTCAGTCATCTGTTGCTTCCATTTACCCAAACAGTGCAGACAAACAGGGGACATTTTCAGGGCTCACAGGCTTCAGTGGAGGAAAAGAAGGTGTGGAAATAGCCTGTGAAGTCATGAGTTCTGGAGAAAAGAAGCCAACTTCAAAAGCGAGATCATTTGTAGGCTGGTTTTCCTCTGGACCTCCTGAAGCCTCAACTCAAACGAGTAACAAGGACGCGGATGGTTTCCTCAAACCACAAAGACCAGAGAAGCAAGAAGAAGACCAGATCATTGAGGTCGATGGCTGGTGTCATCTGCCTCGCTTCCCTGCCCAGACCTCAAAGCCTGCAGATAAGGCCGTGCAGACCTGCTGGGGACTTCCAGAAGCAGAAGTGCGTGTGTGGGGGGCACAGATTCTGTTGGCCCTGGAAAGTCTACATCAACAAGGCATCCTATGTCGGGATCTCAACCCCAGAAACATTCTGCTCACCGGTAATG gaaaggtgtgtttgacatttttcagcCAATGGAGTGAGGTTCAGTCAGAGATCAGCTCCAAAGGCATGGAACAGATGTACTGTGCTCCAG AAATTGGGGGAGTATCCAGGATTACAGAAGCTTGTGACTGGTGGAGTCTTGGGGCTTTGCTCTTTGAGCTTTTAACAGGAATG CCGCTGTGGCAGCTCCACCCAGCAGGGATCCACTCCCACACCCAGCTGGTAATCCCGGACCACCTGAGTGCTGCAGCTGCGTCTTTGCTCACAGAG CTGCTTCAGTATGATGCTGGTTACCGGCTGGGTTCCGGAGGTGGAGGAGTGAGTGACATAAAGTGTCACCCCTTCTTCAGTAGTGTCTCCTGGAAAGCTCTGTCCTGCTAG
- the LOC108233481 gene encoding olfactomedin-4 — translation MLPVLLLLLPALGPALAWIPVQDWESGNVTASVGSSGQCVCHVFLPDTTFPANRVEHMQEVSKNLLLEVEIQKKKIVSYEGKLVIYLQELKDLSIRVSIMQTSGEDYIKLDFELLRIELREFEALVSQLKDSLNSSSPLFDSLYTEIRNMTHIVNQLESYDKSNLEVIRVEFAKLQKKLEECQAEQEVIKPDIGNCNHTGILSIGKPLVIQVNAHLSPSYQYGGWGKDSKPVRGYENMYFYGAYSSPSAVYDFYVYSNYDDLILRKALKHHDIPSGWEGAGNNYIVHSNTIYYQHNSPFSMTKLNLTSSKYDYRVISAASQRFSYAYSDYQNLDFAADENGLWVMYASEESKGKIVLAKIDEKSFGIEDQWNTAVFKQSAGNAFMVCGVMYATRSIDVSTEEIFYAFDTKTKQEKNLNIRFQKFQEKYSNLDYNPSDQKLYMYNNGYYVSYNVRFNKE, via the exons ATGCTGCCAGTTCTGCTTCTGCTCCTGCCAGCCCTCGGCCCTGCTTTAGCCTGGATC CCAGTGCAAGATTGGGAATCTGGAAATGTGACAGCATCAGTGGGTTCGTCGGGTCAGTGTGTTTGCCATGTGTTTCTTCCTGACACCACCTTCCCAGCCAACAGGGTCGAACACATGCAAGAAGTCAGCAAGAATCTGCTCCTGGAAGTGGAGATCCAGAAGAAGAAG ATAGTGAGCTATGAAGGCAAGCTTGTAATATATCTTCAGGAACTGAAAGATCTGTCCATAAGAGTGTCTATAATGCAAACCAGCGGTGAAGATTACATCAAGCTGGACTTTGAGCTGCTCAGGATTGAGCTCAGAGAGTTTGAAGCTCTGGTGTCTCAGCTCAAAGACTCCCTCAACTCCTCCTCACCTCTGTTCGACAGTCTGTACACTGAg ATCCGTAACATGACCCACATTGTGAATCAACTGGAATCCTATGATAAGAGCAACCTGGAGGTGATCCGCGTTGAGTTTGCTAAGCTGCAGAAGAAACTGGAGGAGTGCCAGGCGGAGCAAGAAGTTATCAAGCCAGATATTG gcAACTGCAATCACACAGGAATCTTAAGCATCGGCAAACCATTGGTGATCCAAGTGAATGCTCATTTGAGTCCAAGTTACCAGTACGGTGGCTGGGGCAAAGACTCCAAACCTGTACGCGGTTATGAGAACATGTACTTCTATGGTGCATATAGCAGTCCCTCAGCAGTGTATGACTTTTATGTGTACTCTAACTATGACGATCTGATTTTAAGAAAAGCTCTTAAACACCATGACATACCAAGTGGCTGGGAAGGCGCTGGCAACAATTACATCGTTCACAGTAACACCATCTACTACCAGCACAACTCACCTTTCAGTATGACCAAACTAAACCTGACCTCATCCAAATATGACTATAGAGTGATTTCAGCTGCCAGTCAAAGGTTCTCCTATGCTTACTCAGACTACCAGAACTTAGATTTCGCAGCTGATGAAAATGGCTTGTGGGTAATGTACGCCTCAGAGGAGAGCAAAGGTAAAATAGTCCTTGCTAAGATAGATGAAAAGTCTTTTGGGATTGAGGATCAATGGAATACTGCTGTGTTTAAACAGTCAGCTGGAAATGCTTTCATGGTCTGTGGAGTCATGTATGCCACCAGGTCAATAGATGTCAGCACGGAGGAAATCTTTTATGCGTTTGACACCAAAACCAAGCaagaaaaaaacctcaacaTTCGCTTCCAGAAGTTCCAGGAGAAATACAGCAACCTGGACTACAATCCCTCTGATCAGAAGCTCTACATGTACAACAATGGCTACTATGTGTCCTATAATGTGAGATTTAACAAAGAATGa
- the LOC108234342 gene encoding olfactomedin-4-like, whose protein sequence is MLLTVLLLFSVLRPAQAWLPLEDWESGNVTTSGGGLECVCSVFLPDTSFPADRVQHMQQFTNDLRLEVDIQMNKLVHYQSKLESLLGELKELTLRVAMMENEPGSFIKLDFELLRIELREFEALVSQLKDSLNSSSPMLESLYEEIHNMTLIVNQLETYDRSNLEVIRIEFVKLQRKLEECQAEQEIIKPDIGNCNHTGLMSVSKPVVIQINAHLNPSFRYGGWGKDSKPVRGFESMHWYGGYSTPSVYEFYLYSNYDKLVQRSSFTHHGLPQGYEGTGNNYIIHGNTVYYQADKPFRMSKLNLTSAVFSHRQITKASESFSYFYSPKQYLDFSADEKGLWVMYTPEETKGKLVIAKIDEKSFGIEDEWKTNAFKPQAGNAFMVCGVMYATRPGDVKTEEIYYSYNTETGEEKYMSIPLQKFQEEFVNLHYNPTDQRLYMYSGGYYVSYRVRFNYK, encoded by the exons ATGCTCTTGACTGTTCTGCTGCTCTTTTCCGTGCTGAGACCTGCACAAGCTTGGCTT CCACTGGAAGACTGGGAGTCGGGTAATGTGACCACATCTGGTGGAGGACTGGAATGTGTTTGCAGCGTGTTTCTGCCTGACACCAGCTTCCCTGCAGACCGAGTGCAACACATGCAGCAGTTTACTAATGACCTGAGGCTGGAGGTAGACATTCAGATGAATAAG CTTGTGCACTATCAGAGCAAATTGGAAAGCCTCTTGGGAGAACTGAAAGAACTGACTCTTAGAGTGGCCATGATGGAAAATGAACCTGGTAGTTTCATCAAGCTGGACTTTGAGCTGCTCAGGATTGAGCTCAGGGAGTTTGAAGCTCTGGTGTCTCAGCTCAAAGACTCTCTCAACTCCTCCTCTCCCATGTTGGAGAGTCTGTACGAAGAG ATTCACAACATGACCCTTATCGTCAACCAACTGGAGACTTACGACAGAAGCAACTTGGAAGTGATCCGCATCGAGTTTGTTAAGCTGCAGAGGAAACTGGAGGAGTGCCAGGCGGAGCAAGAAATCATCAAGCCAGATATTg gcaACTGTAACCACACAGGACTTATGAGTGTCAGCAAGCCAGTAGTGATCCAAATAAATGCTCATTTGAACCCAAGTTTTCGTTATGGGGGCTGGGGGAAAGACTCCAAACCAGTTCGAGGCTTTGAATCAATGCACTGGTATGGTGGGTACAGCACTCCCTCCGTGTACGAGTTCTACTTGTATTCTAATTATGATAAACTCGTTCAGAGGTCCTCCTTCACACACCATGGTCTACCACAAGGGTATGAAGGGACTGGTAATAACTACATAATTCACGGTAACACTGTTTATTACCAGGCTGACAAACCATTCAGAATGTCCAAACTAAATCTGACCTCTGCCGTTTTTAGTCACAGACAAATCACAAAGGCAAGTGAAAGTTTCAGTTACTTTTATTCACCAAAGCAGTACCTGGACTTCTCTGCAGACGAGAAAGGCTTGTGGGTAATGTATACCCCAGAAGAAACCAAAGGTAAACTAGTGATTGCTAAAATAGACGAGAAATCATTTGGTATTGAGGACGAGTGGAAAACGAATGCGTTCAAGCCTCAGGCAGGGAATGCTTTTATGGTATGTGGAGTCATGTACGCCACCCGGCCTGGAGACGTGAAGACTGAGGAGATCTATTACTCATATAACACTGAGACTGGAGAGGAGAAATACATGAGCATTCCTCTCCAGAAATTTCAGGAAGAATTTGTCAACCTGCATTACAATCCCACTGATCAGAGGCTCTACATGTACAGCGGTGGCTACTATGTGTCTTATCGAGTGAGATTTAACTATAAGTAA
- the dlst gene encoding dihydrolipoyllysine-residue succinyltransferase component of 2-oxoglutarate dehydrogenase complex, mitochondrial — protein sequence MLSHSRCFTRNFGRSLSAIRQGNNVLARRSTAVLSASHPITSNNNVKYSPRSSIFQIQYFRTSVAYRDEVVTVKTPAFAESVTEGDVRWEKAVGDTVSEDEVVCEIETDKTSVQVPSPAAGVIEELLVPDGGKVEGGTPLFKLKKGASAPKAAEAPKPEAPAATAPPPPSAAPAPPPPSAVGPIPTTMPPVPPVPAHAKDTKPVSAIKPTAAPAMPAAAEGGAKAARTESRVKMNRMRLRIAQRLKEAQNTCAMLTTFNEVDMSNITEMRKAHKDAFLKKHNIKLGFMSAFVKAAAHALSDQPAVNAVIDDTTKEIVYRDYVDISVAVATPKGLVVPVIRNVEGMNFADIEKAINLLGEKARKNELAVEDMDGGTFTISNGGVFGSLFGTPIINPPQSAILGMHGIFDRPVAVSGKVEIRPMMYVALTYDHRLIDGREAVTFLRKIKSVVEDPRVLLLDM from the exons ATGTTATCCCATTCCCGGTGTTTCACCAGGAATTTTGGCCGTTCCCTGTCTGCCATCCGCCAG GGGAATAATGTGTTAGCTCGTCGGTCCACGGCAG TTCTATCAGCTAGCCATCCTATCACTTCTAACAACAATGT AAAATACAGTCCCCGATCCAGCATCTTCCAAATTCAATACTTCAGGACATCTGTAGCCTACA GAGATGAAGTTGTCACAGTCAAGACTCCTGCATTTGCAGAGTCTGTCACAGAGGGGGATGTGAGGTGGGAGAAAG CTGTTGGAGACACTGTTTCTGAGGATGAGGTGGTGTGTGAAATTGAAACGGACAAG ACATCGGTGCAGGTTCCCTCTCCTGCTGCTGGAGTGATTGAGGAGCTTTTGGTTCCAGATGGGGGGAAGGTTGAAGGAGGAACACCACTTTTCAAGCTTAAAAAAGGAG CCAGTGCTCCCAAAGCTGCAGAAGCTCCAAAACCCGAGGCCCCAGCTGCGACAGCCCCGCCACCACCTTCTGccgctccagctcctcctcccccttcaGCTGTGGGCCCCATTCCCACCACCATGCCCCCTGTGCCACCTGTGCCAGCACATGCTAAGGACACCAAACCGG TTTCAGCCATCAAGCCCACTGCTGCTCCAGCTAtgccagctgctgcagaaggaGGTGCTAAAGCAGCGAGGACAGAGAGCAGG GTTAAGATGAACCGCATGAGACTAAGAATTGCCCAGAGACTGAAAGAAGCCCAAAACACCTGTGCTATGCTCACTACATTTAATGAGGTTGATATGAG CAACATCACAGAGATGAGGAAGGCTCACAAAGATGCTTTcctgaaaaaacacaacatcaagCTCGGCTTCATGTCGGCATTTGTCAAGGCTGCTGCTCACGCACTGTCTGACCAACCTGCTGTCAATGCCG tgATTGATGACACAACCAAAGAGATTGTGTACAGGGATTATGTTGACATTAGTGTGGCTGTAGCCACTCCAAAG gGTTTGGTGGTTCCTGTAATACGAAATGTAGAAGGAATGAACTTTGCTGATATTGAGAAGGCTATCAATTTGTTGGGAGAAAAG GCTCGTAAGAATGAGCTGGCTGTTGAAGACATGGATGGAGGCACCTTCACCATCAGCAACGGTGGCGTGTTTGGGTCTTTGTTTGGCACACCTATAATCAACCCGCCACAGTCTGCTATTTTAGGCATGCACGGCATCTTTGACAGACCTGTTGCAGTCAGTGGCAAG GTGGAGATCCGTCCCATGATGTATGTTGCTCTGACATACGATCATCGTCTGATCGATGGAAGAGAGGCCGTCACTTTCCTGCGCAAGATCAAGTCCGTGGTGGAGGACCCCAGGGTGCTGCTCCTTGACATGTGA
- the LOC108234476 gene encoding leucine-rich repeat-containing protein 74A: MSILSLEELSLKDDNCSSPTRSQDSDNESDQDLEFDDYIKVNKEMSVAEVYIQACKLVGVVPVSYFIRNLGSPNMKLTHHGLGSLGCKALAIALVSDMHISNLELADNHIQAEGVKYLLELLRANFTIQHLNLSNNHLKSEGAEHVAKMLLDNISLKSIKLSGNGFTDDDAKHFADSLSANSRIKELDLSHNEFCGRGGEHLGQLLANNEGLEVLDLSWNHLRMKGAVAFSAGLKVNTMVKHLDLSWNGFGNEGALAMGEALKFNNTLVRLNLNNNCITNEGVTMLCRGLEYNDTLRVLLLAYNSLTVEGALALINVVKNTPKTALEEINICNVLVNENFVNLLEITYQEHPGLDVQYGGVGGFIAKKPPKRVDPMKVIQDYLDSRKLRLWDFFRNIDKDGTMRVPVADFRKAVQQSTIPLSRYQIEELIQRLDRDRTGIVDYRGLADTRKQMMRDHRRQLKKVESRQRKEKQKSDRILKTFQSAVEAVTPRSSIIISPGGAKEESSGPQPFSATPLSSWHHIVMSNSSRYSDTNLSSEHVHLPMLGGTSPYRPTSSPAMRSYSQPNLLADSLHSAPGKGVRSDPEMDHSELSPTANSLTRSRPAIHTELPGGKVKPRKVKKRKPKKHAEKVSKNPKKSVK, encoded by the exons ATGTCAATACTGTCTTTGGAGGAACTCAGCTTGAAAGATGATAACTGTTCATCACCAACTCGGTCGCAAGACTCAGACAACGAGTCTGATCAAGACTTGGAGTTTGATG ACTACATCAAGGTCAACAAAGAAATGTCTGTAGCTGAAGTGTACATACAGGCCTGCAAGCTGGTGGGTGTGGTtcctgtttcttattttattcgAAACCTCGGCTCTCCAAATATGAAGCTCACCCATCATGGGTTAGGATCTTTAGGCTGTAAGGCACTTGCAATAGCTTTAGTG TCTGATATGCACATCAGTAATCTAGAACTAGCAGATAACCACATTCAAGCTGAAGGAGTCAAATATCTGCTGGAGCTGTTGAGGGCTAATTTTACCATTCAGCACCTG aatttatCCAACAACCATTTAAAGTCTGAAGGAGCTGAGCATGTGGCTAAGATGTTACTGGACAacatttcactaaaatctatAAAACTTTCCG gaaatggATTCACAGACGATGatgcaaaacattttgcagattCATTGTCA GCCAATTCCAGGATCAAAGAACTTGATCTGAGCCATAATGAGTTTTGTGGAAGAGGAGGGGAGCATTTGGGACAACTGCTGG CAAACAACGAAGGCCTAGAGGTGCTCGACCTCAGCTGGAACCATCTGAGAATGAAAGGGGCTGTGGCTTTTAGTGCTGGGTTAAAG GTGAACACAATGGTAAAACACCTTGATTTATCGTGGAACGGTTTCGGGAATGAGGGAGCCTTGGCCATGGGTGAAGCCCTGAAATTCAACAACACTCTGGTGCGCCTCAACCTCAACAACAACTGCATCACCAACGAGGGGGTCACCATGCTGTGCAGGGGTCTCGAATACAATGACACACTCCGAGTCCTCCTG CTGGCTTATAACTCTTTAACAGTAGAGGGTGCTCTGGCCCTCATCAATGTGGTTAAGAACACACCTAAAACTGCTCTGGAGGAGATCAACATATGT aaTGTGTTGGTAAATGAGAACTTTGTGAATCTTTTGGAGATTACATATCAGGAGCACCCTGGTCTGGATGTACAGTATGGAGGGGTGGGAGGTTTTATTGCTAAGAAGCCACCAAAACGAGTTGATCCAATGAAAGTTATTCAG GATTATCTTGATAGCCGCAAACTGCGCCTGTGGGATTTCTTTCGGAATATTGACAAAGACGGCACCATGCGAGTCCCTGTCGCTGACTTCAGGAAAGCAGTTCAG CAATCAACCATTCCTTTGAGTCGGTACCAGATTGAGGAGCTGATTCAGAGACTTGATCGTGACAGGACAGGAATAGTGGACTACAG gggaCTGGCAGATACGAGAAAGCAAATGATGAGAGATCACCGACGGCAGCTCAAGAAAGTCGAGTCTCGTCAGAggaaagagaagcagaaaagtgATCGCATACTTAAAACCTTCCAGAGCGCTGTGGAGGCAGTCACGCCTCGCAGCTCCATCATCATATCCCCCGGAGGGGCCAAAGAAGAGTCGAGTGGGCCTCAGCCTTTTTCTGCCACCCCTCTCAGCTCTTGGCACCACATCGTTATGTCAAACAGCAGTCGTTACTCTGACACTAACCTAAGCAGTGAGCACGTCCATCTGCCGATGTTGGGGGGCACCTCGCCTTACCGTCCCACCAGTTCCCCGGCGATGCGGTCCTACTCCCAACCTAATTTGCTGGCTGATTCCCTTCACTCTGCACCAGGCAAGGGTGTTCGCTCTGATCCAGAGATGGACCACAGCGAGCTGAGCCCTACTGCTAACAGCCTGACCAGGTCGAGGCCTGCTATTCATACTGAGCTGCCAGGGGGCAAAGTCAAACCCaggaaagtaaagaaaagaaaaccaaagaaacatGCGGAGAAAGTTtcaaaaaatcctaaaaaatctgtcaagtaA
- the si:ch211-173a9.7 gene encoding olfactomedin-4, translated as MIQTLVLSALLSSAMAAGVGLWRSGNETGGGDRCTCDAFLPSATFPVGELVELEQTAVEISHKLQLEMGKMEEYETKLTEYSEKIVKLAVEIELMEKNTDDYNDADFEEVKVEIKQVEALVKDLLVSINGSTTVFSSLHAQITVMVATLNRLEKTYDKNLVLVTRREYIKLQLQLEECERRHQELFYPNIGSCAHNGIIKVSKPIVSQLNAHLSAGYKYGGWGKDSKPLPDRESMYWYSGYSSGSIVDVRFYTNYKNLILRNHFEHHSLHSSWYGTGNNFIIRDNSLYYQINSPFGLAKLNFTTMKYESRVIARASNKFSYSTYPNQNFDFSADETGLWVTYATEEASGRMVIAKINEASFGVEEEWQTSVYKPGVSNAFMVCGVFYAVRTVDTLTEEIFYKYDTKTKQESYISVVFERFQERYSNLDYNPKDQKLYMYNDGYYVMYHLWFNHTVKATVEPPTFLVT; from the exons ATGATCCAGACTCTGGTTCTTTCAGCATTGCTGAGCTCTGCAATGGCCGCAGGG GTGGGCCTGTGGCGTTCAGGGAATGAGACAGGAGGTGGGGACAGGTGTACCTGCGATGCTTTTCTGCCCAGTGCAACTTTTCCCGTTGGAGAGTTGGTAGAGTTAGAACAAACAGCTGTGGAGATCtcacacaaactgcagctggagATGGGCAAG atggaGGAATATGAAACCAAGCTGACAGAATATTCAGAAAAGATTGTAAAGCTGGCAGTGGAAATTGAATTAATGGAGAAGAATACTGATGATTACAATGATGCTGATTTTGAAGAGGTGAAAGTGGAGATTAAACAAGTAGAGGCCCTAGTAAAAGACCTACTGGTCTCCATCAATGGCTCCACTACTGTCTTCAGTTCGTTGCATGCACAG ATCACAGTCATGGTGGCAACCCTGAATAGATTAGAAAAGACCTACGACAAGAATTTGGTTCTTGTGACTCGCAGAGAATACATAAagttgcagctgcagcttgAGGAGTGTGAGAGACGCCACCAGGAGCTTTTCTATCCTAACATTG GCTCTTGTGCACACAATGGTATCATTAAGGTCAGCAAGCCCATTGTAAGCCAGTTGAATGCCCATCTAAGCGCTGGCTACAAATATGGAGGCTGGGGCAAAGACTCAAAACCTCTTCCCGACAGAGAGTCTATGTACTGGTACTCTGGGTATTCTAGTGGTTCCATTGTTGATGTTAGGTTCTACACTAACTATAAGAACCTTATTTTGAGAAACCACTTTGAGCATCACAGCTTACACAGCAGCTGGTATGGTACAGGGAACAACTTTATCATCCGTGACAATAGCTTGTATTATCAGATAAACAGCCCATTTGGATTGGCCAAACTGAATTTCACCACCATGAAATATGAGTCTAGGGTAATTGCCAGGGCCAGCAATAAGTTCTCCTACTCTACCTACCCCAATCAAAACTTTGACTTTTCTGCAGATGAAACAGGCCTGTGGGTGACCTATGCTACAGAGGAGGCCAGCGGTCGGATGGTCATTGCTAAAATAAATGAGGCCTCTTTtggggtggaggaggagtgGCAGACAAGTGTTTATAAGCCGGGCGTCAGCAATGCCTTCATGGTTTGTGGCGTATTTTATGCAGTCAGAACAGTTGATACCCTCACTGAAGAGATATTTTACAAGTATgacaccaaaaccaaacaagagAGCTACATTAGTGTTGTCTTTGAGAGGTTTCAGGAAAGATATTCCAACCTGGACTACAATCCCAAAGACCAGAAGCTCTACATGTACAACGATGGCTACTATGTGATGTACCATCTCTGGTTCAATCACACAGTGAAAGCCACTGTGGAACCACCAACTTTCCTTGTTACCTAA